In Lepidochelys kempii isolate rLepKem1 chromosome 8, rLepKem1.hap2, whole genome shotgun sequence, a single genomic region encodes these proteins:
- the TBC1D9B gene encoding TBC1 domain family member 9B isoform X1, whose protein sequence is MWLGPEEVLLANALWVTERANPFFLLQRRRGHGKGGGLTGLLVGTLDVVLDSSARVAPYRILHQTQDLQIYWAVACGSSRKEITKHWEWLENNLLQTLSIFDNEDDITTFIKGKIHGIIAEENKNQQPLGEEDPGKFKEAELKMRKQFGMPEVEKLVNYYSCSYWKGRVPRQGWLYLTVNHLCFYSFLLGKEVTLIVQWVDVTQLEKNATLLFPECIKVSTRDSELYFSMFLNINETFKLMEQLANIAMRQLLDNEGFLEDKSLPKPSKPLKNISALKRDLDARAKNDWYRATFRLPKDERLDGHTDCTLWTPFNKMHIPGQMFVSNNYICFASKAEEACHLIIPLREVAVVEKADSSSVLPRPLSISTKSKMTFLFANLKDRDFLVQRISDFLQRTPSKKSDGSGRKWKGSFSDTGCEEFPELSSSSPPAVSPTSTLSNQLVPSFCTGDVPTASQGLLKLFRRNSEELLGPKGAKEKMKEESWNIHFFEYGRGMCMYRTTKTRELVLKGIPENLRGELWLLFSGAWNEMVTLPGYYAELVEKSMGKYSLATEEIERDLHRSMPEHPAFQNELGIAALRRVLTAYAFRNPTIGYCQAMNIVTSVLLLYCNEEEAFWILVALCERMLPDYYNSRVVGALVDQGIFEELTRDYLPQLSEKMQELGVISTISLSWFLTLFLSVMPFESAVVIVDCFFYEGIKLILQVSLAILDANMEKLLNCCDEGEAMTVLGRYLDNVVNRQSISPPIPHLHALLTSGDEPPLEIDIFELIKTSYEKFSNLRADDIEQMRFKQRLKVIQSLEDTAKRSVVRAISGDIGFSMEQLEELYVVFKAKHLTSCYWGSSRTAAAHRDQSLPYLEQYRIDLEQFRELFASLTLWSCGLHTPVLAGRMFRLLDENRDSLINFKEFVTGMSGMYHGDLTEKLKLLYKLHLPPALISEEAESALEATSYFTEDISTEVSPFVSELDFFLHCESQEAATQEDRGGRNGDSKEKEEKGTSPQDYRYYLRMWAKEKYSKKETIKDLPKMNQEQFIELCKTLYNMFSEDPVEQELYHAIATVASLLLRIGEVGKKFSNRPMKKTDDCKANNTDAESEEESPTSEHSQNSAVEQQPQADPEDRASGDIQAGKTHQEKQTPGDGDGGEGPGSPIQLPSDDETKDDMSMSSYSMVSTGSLQCEDIADDTVLVGCEASSSAARYGSTIDTDWSISFEQILASMLTETALVNYFEKKVDIGLKIKEQKKVERQFSSSSDYDLSSSVSG, encoded by the exons gGCATTATTGCTGAAGAGAACAAGAATCAGCAGCCCCTGGGTGAAGAGGATCCAGGTAAATTTAAGGAGGCTGAACTCAAGATGCGAAAACAGTTTGGAATGCCTGAGGTGGAGAAGCTAGTCAATTACTATTCTTGCAGCTACTGGAAAGGGCGTGTTCCAAGGCAGGGCTGGCTATATCTTACTGTCAATCACCTCTGTTTCTACTCCTTCCTGCTGGGCAAAGAAG TGACCCTGATCGTCCAGTGGGTGGACGTGACacagctggaaaaaaatgccACACTGCTGTTCCCTGAGTGCATTAAAGTGAGTACCAGGGATAGCGAGCTTTACTTCTCCATGTTCCTCAACATCAATGAGACCTTCAAGCTGATGGAACAGCTGGCCAATATCGCCATGCGGCAGCTATTGGACAACGAGGGCTTCCTGGAGGACAAGTCCCTTCCCAAGCCCAGCAAGCCTCTAAAGAACATCTCTGCACTCAAAAG agatCTGGATGCTCGAGCCAAAAATGATTGGTACCGTGCCACCTTCCGGCTGCCCAAGGATGAACGCCTGGATGGACATACAGACTGCACCTTGTGGACTCCATTTAACAAGATGCACATACCTGGCCAGATGTTTGTTTCCAACAATTACATCTGTTTTGCCAGCAAAGCAGAGGAGGCCTGTCATCTCATCATTCCACTCAGGGAG GTGGCAGTCGTTGAGAAAGCAGACAGCTCCAGTGTCTTGCCCCGCCCTCTCTCCatcagcaccaaaagtaaaatgaCCTTCCTCTTCGCCAACCTGAAGGACCGAGATTTCCTGGTACAGAGAATCTCTGACTTCTTGCAGAGAACACCATCAAAGAAATCGGATGGCAGTGGCAGAAAGTGGAAGGGGAGCTTCAGTGACACTGGATGTGAG GAGTTTCCAGAGCTCTCTTCCAGCAGTCCACCTGCAGTCAGCCCAACCTCTACTCTCAGCAACCAGTTGGTCCCCAGCTTCTGTACAGGGGATGTGCCAACGGCCTCCCAGGGGCTACTCAAACTCTTCAGGAGAAACTCCGAGGAGCTCTTGGGACCCAAAGGG GCAAAGGAGAAGATGAAGGAAGAGTCATGGAATATTCATTTCTTCGAGTATGGGCGAGGAATGTGTATGTATCGCACAACCAAGACCCGTGAATTGGTACTAAAAGGGATCCCAGAGAATCTTCGTGGAGAGTTGTGGCTCTTGTTCTCAG GGGCCTGGAATGAGATGGTGACGCTTCCTGGGTACTatgcagagctggtggaaaagtcaatgggaaaataCAGCCTTGCTACAGAGGAAATTGAGCGAGACCTGCACCGTTCCATGCCAGAGCACCCTGCCTTTCAGAATGAGTTGGGGATCGCGGCCCTTCGGAGGGTCCTGACAGCTTACGCGTTCCGAAACCCCACAATCGGGTACTGTCAG GCCATGAACATCGTGACATCGGTACTGTTGCTGTACTGCAATGAGGAGGAGGCTTTCTGGATCCTAGTGGCCTTGTGCGAGCGGATGCTGCCAGACTACTACAATTCCAGGGTGGTGG GTGCATTAGTGGACCAAGGCATCTTTGAGGAGCTCACGCGAGACTACCTTCCACAGCTGTCAGAGAAGATGCAGGAGTTGGGAGTGATTTCCACCATTTCTCTCTCCTGGTTCCTCACCCTCTTCCTTAGCGTCATGCCCTTTGAGAGTGCTGTGGTCATTGTTGACTGCTTCTTCTACGAGGGCATCAAGCTTATCTTGCAGGTGTCTCTGGCCATCCTGGATGCCAACATGGAGAAGCTGCTAAACTGCTGTGATGAAGGCGAAGCCATGACTGTCCTGGGCAG GTACCTGGACAATGTAGTAAATCGGCAGAGTATTTCTCCACCTATCCCACACCTGCATGCCTTACTCACAAGTGGAGATGAGCCACCGCTTGAAATTGACATCTTTGAACTCATCAAAACATCCTATGAG AAATTCAGCAACTTGAGGGCAGATGACATTGAGCAGATGCGCTTTAAGCAAAGATTGAAGGTGATCCAATCCCTGGAGGACACAGCCAAGAGGAGTGTG GTCCGAGCTATATCTGGTGACATTGGTTTTTCTATGGAACAACTAGAAGAGCTTTATGTGGTGTTCAAG GCAAAACACCTGACGAGTTGTTATTGGGGGAGCAGCCGCACTGCAGCTGCCCACCGAGATCAGAGCTTGCCCTACCTGGAGCAGTATCGCATTGACCTGGAGCAGTTCAGAGAGCTGTTTGCCAGTCTAACCCTCTGGTCCTGTGGCCTCCACACACCTGTGCTGGCAGGGCGAATGTTCCGGCTTCTAGATGAGAACAGGGACTCTCTCATTAACTTCAAGGAGTTTGTTACAGGAATGA GTGGGATGTATCATGGTGACCTGACTGAGAAGCTTAAACTACTTTACAAATTGCACCTGCCTCCGG CTCTGATCTCAGAAGAGGCTGAGTCTGCTCTGGAGGCCACAAGTTATTTCACAGAGGATATCTCGACAGAAG TATCTCCTTTTGTCTCAGAGCTGGATTTCTTCTTGCACTGTGAGTCTCaag AAGCAGCTACTCAGGAAGACAGAGGAGGGAGAAATGGGGATTCCAAAGAAAAAG AGGAGAAGGGTACCAGCCCCCAGGATTACAGATACTACTTGCGAATGTGGGCCAAGGAAAAGTATTCCAAGAAAGAAACCATCAAGGATCTCCCGAAAATGAACCAG gaGCAGTTTATAGAGTTATGCAAGACCCTTTACAACATGTTCAGTGAGGACCCAGTTGAACAAGAGCTGTACCATGCCATTGCCACTGTAGCCAGCCTCCTCCTACGAATTGGGGAAGTTGGAAAAAAATTCTCCAACCGACCCATGAAGAAGACTGATGACTGCAAAGCAAATAATACCGATGCTGAAAGTGAAGAGGAGTCACCAACGTCTGAACACAGTCAAAATTCAGCAGTGGAGCAGCAACCCCAAGCTGACCCTGAAGACAGAGCTTCTGGCGATATCCAGGCTGGAAAAACCCATCAGGAAAAACAAACTCCAGGAGATGGGGATGGTGGAGAAGGACCAGGATCTCCTATACAGCTCCCGTCAGATGATGAAACCAAAGACGATATGTCCATGTCTTCCTACTCCATGGTTAGCACGGGTTCCCTGCAGTGTGAAGATATTGCAGATGACACAGTCCTGGTTGGTTGTGAAGCTAGCAGTTCAGCTGCAAGGTATGGCAGCACCATTGACACTGACTGGTCTATCTCCTTTGAGCAGATCTTGGCTTCCATGCTTACAGAGACAGCCCTGGTAAACTACTTTGAGAAGAAGGTCGACATTGGCCTGAAGATAAAAGAGCAGAAGAAAGTAGAGAGGCAGTTCAGCTCATCCAGTGACTATGATCTCTCCTCCTCAGTGTCAGGCTGA
- the TBC1D9B gene encoding TBC1 domain family member 9B isoform X2: MWLGPEEVLLANALWVTERANPFFLLQRRRGHGLLVGTLDVVLDSSARVAPYRILHQTQDLQIYWAVACGSSRKEITKHWEWLENNLLQTLSIFDNEDDITTFIKGKIHGIIAEENKNQQPLGEEDPGKFKEAELKMRKQFGMPEVEKLVNYYSCSYWKGRVPRQGWLYLTVNHLCFYSFLLGKEVTLIVQWVDVTQLEKNATLLFPECIKVSTRDSELYFSMFLNINETFKLMEQLANIAMRQLLDNEGFLEDKSLPKPSKPLKNISALKRDLDARAKNDWYRATFRLPKDERLDGHTDCTLWTPFNKMHIPGQMFVSNNYICFASKAEEACHLIIPLREVAVVEKADSSSVLPRPLSISTKSKMTFLFANLKDRDFLVQRISDFLQRTPSKKSDGSGRKWKGSFSDTGCEEFPELSSSSPPAVSPTSTLSNQLVPSFCTGDVPTASQGLLKLFRRNSEELLGPKGAKEKMKEESWNIHFFEYGRGMCMYRTTKTRELVLKGIPENLRGELWLLFSGAWNEMVTLPGYYAELVEKSMGKYSLATEEIERDLHRSMPEHPAFQNELGIAALRRVLTAYAFRNPTIGYCQAMNIVTSVLLLYCNEEEAFWILVALCERMLPDYYNSRVVGALVDQGIFEELTRDYLPQLSEKMQELGVISTISLSWFLTLFLSVMPFESAVVIVDCFFYEGIKLILQVSLAILDANMEKLLNCCDEGEAMTVLGRYLDNVVNRQSISPPIPHLHALLTSGDEPPLEIDIFELIKTSYEKFSNLRADDIEQMRFKQRLKVIQSLEDTAKRSVVRAISGDIGFSMEQLEELYVVFKAKHLTSCYWGSSRTAAAHRDQSLPYLEQYRIDLEQFRELFASLTLWSCGLHTPVLAGRMFRLLDENRDSLINFKEFVTGMSGMYHGDLTEKLKLLYKLHLPPALISEEAESALEATSYFTEDISTEVSPFVSELDFFLHCESQEAATQEDRGGRNGDSKEKEEKGTSPQDYRYYLRMWAKEKYSKKETIKDLPKMNQEQFIELCKTLYNMFSEDPVEQELYHAIATVASLLLRIGEVGKKFSNRPMKKTDDCKANNTDAESEEESPTSEHSQNSAVEQQPQADPEDRASGDIQAGKTHQEKQTPGDGDGGEGPGSPIQLPSDDETKDDMSMSSYSMVSTGSLQCEDIADDTVLVGCEASSSAARYGSTIDTDWSISFEQILASMLTETALVNYFEKKVDIGLKIKEQKKVERQFSSSSDYDLSSSVSG; this comes from the exons gGCATTATTGCTGAAGAGAACAAGAATCAGCAGCCCCTGGGTGAAGAGGATCCAGGTAAATTTAAGGAGGCTGAACTCAAGATGCGAAAACAGTTTGGAATGCCTGAGGTGGAGAAGCTAGTCAATTACTATTCTTGCAGCTACTGGAAAGGGCGTGTTCCAAGGCAGGGCTGGCTATATCTTACTGTCAATCACCTCTGTTTCTACTCCTTCCTGCTGGGCAAAGAAG TGACCCTGATCGTCCAGTGGGTGGACGTGACacagctggaaaaaaatgccACACTGCTGTTCCCTGAGTGCATTAAAGTGAGTACCAGGGATAGCGAGCTTTACTTCTCCATGTTCCTCAACATCAATGAGACCTTCAAGCTGATGGAACAGCTGGCCAATATCGCCATGCGGCAGCTATTGGACAACGAGGGCTTCCTGGAGGACAAGTCCCTTCCCAAGCCCAGCAAGCCTCTAAAGAACATCTCTGCACTCAAAAG agatCTGGATGCTCGAGCCAAAAATGATTGGTACCGTGCCACCTTCCGGCTGCCCAAGGATGAACGCCTGGATGGACATACAGACTGCACCTTGTGGACTCCATTTAACAAGATGCACATACCTGGCCAGATGTTTGTTTCCAACAATTACATCTGTTTTGCCAGCAAAGCAGAGGAGGCCTGTCATCTCATCATTCCACTCAGGGAG GTGGCAGTCGTTGAGAAAGCAGACAGCTCCAGTGTCTTGCCCCGCCCTCTCTCCatcagcaccaaaagtaaaatgaCCTTCCTCTTCGCCAACCTGAAGGACCGAGATTTCCTGGTACAGAGAATCTCTGACTTCTTGCAGAGAACACCATCAAAGAAATCGGATGGCAGTGGCAGAAAGTGGAAGGGGAGCTTCAGTGACACTGGATGTGAG GAGTTTCCAGAGCTCTCTTCCAGCAGTCCACCTGCAGTCAGCCCAACCTCTACTCTCAGCAACCAGTTGGTCCCCAGCTTCTGTACAGGGGATGTGCCAACGGCCTCCCAGGGGCTACTCAAACTCTTCAGGAGAAACTCCGAGGAGCTCTTGGGACCCAAAGGG GCAAAGGAGAAGATGAAGGAAGAGTCATGGAATATTCATTTCTTCGAGTATGGGCGAGGAATGTGTATGTATCGCACAACCAAGACCCGTGAATTGGTACTAAAAGGGATCCCAGAGAATCTTCGTGGAGAGTTGTGGCTCTTGTTCTCAG GGGCCTGGAATGAGATGGTGACGCTTCCTGGGTACTatgcagagctggtggaaaagtcaatgggaaaataCAGCCTTGCTACAGAGGAAATTGAGCGAGACCTGCACCGTTCCATGCCAGAGCACCCTGCCTTTCAGAATGAGTTGGGGATCGCGGCCCTTCGGAGGGTCCTGACAGCTTACGCGTTCCGAAACCCCACAATCGGGTACTGTCAG GCCATGAACATCGTGACATCGGTACTGTTGCTGTACTGCAATGAGGAGGAGGCTTTCTGGATCCTAGTGGCCTTGTGCGAGCGGATGCTGCCAGACTACTACAATTCCAGGGTGGTGG GTGCATTAGTGGACCAAGGCATCTTTGAGGAGCTCACGCGAGACTACCTTCCACAGCTGTCAGAGAAGATGCAGGAGTTGGGAGTGATTTCCACCATTTCTCTCTCCTGGTTCCTCACCCTCTTCCTTAGCGTCATGCCCTTTGAGAGTGCTGTGGTCATTGTTGACTGCTTCTTCTACGAGGGCATCAAGCTTATCTTGCAGGTGTCTCTGGCCATCCTGGATGCCAACATGGAGAAGCTGCTAAACTGCTGTGATGAAGGCGAAGCCATGACTGTCCTGGGCAG GTACCTGGACAATGTAGTAAATCGGCAGAGTATTTCTCCACCTATCCCACACCTGCATGCCTTACTCACAAGTGGAGATGAGCCACCGCTTGAAATTGACATCTTTGAACTCATCAAAACATCCTATGAG AAATTCAGCAACTTGAGGGCAGATGACATTGAGCAGATGCGCTTTAAGCAAAGATTGAAGGTGATCCAATCCCTGGAGGACACAGCCAAGAGGAGTGTG GTCCGAGCTATATCTGGTGACATTGGTTTTTCTATGGAACAACTAGAAGAGCTTTATGTGGTGTTCAAG GCAAAACACCTGACGAGTTGTTATTGGGGGAGCAGCCGCACTGCAGCTGCCCACCGAGATCAGAGCTTGCCCTACCTGGAGCAGTATCGCATTGACCTGGAGCAGTTCAGAGAGCTGTTTGCCAGTCTAACCCTCTGGTCCTGTGGCCTCCACACACCTGTGCTGGCAGGGCGAATGTTCCGGCTTCTAGATGAGAACAGGGACTCTCTCATTAACTTCAAGGAGTTTGTTACAGGAATGA GTGGGATGTATCATGGTGACCTGACTGAGAAGCTTAAACTACTTTACAAATTGCACCTGCCTCCGG CTCTGATCTCAGAAGAGGCTGAGTCTGCTCTGGAGGCCACAAGTTATTTCACAGAGGATATCTCGACAGAAG TATCTCCTTTTGTCTCAGAGCTGGATTTCTTCTTGCACTGTGAGTCTCaag AAGCAGCTACTCAGGAAGACAGAGGAGGGAGAAATGGGGATTCCAAAGAAAAAG AGGAGAAGGGTACCAGCCCCCAGGATTACAGATACTACTTGCGAATGTGGGCCAAGGAAAAGTATTCCAAGAAAGAAACCATCAAGGATCTCCCGAAAATGAACCAG gaGCAGTTTATAGAGTTATGCAAGACCCTTTACAACATGTTCAGTGAGGACCCAGTTGAACAAGAGCTGTACCATGCCATTGCCACTGTAGCCAGCCTCCTCCTACGAATTGGGGAAGTTGGAAAAAAATTCTCCAACCGACCCATGAAGAAGACTGATGACTGCAAAGCAAATAATACCGATGCTGAAAGTGAAGAGGAGTCACCAACGTCTGAACACAGTCAAAATTCAGCAGTGGAGCAGCAACCCCAAGCTGACCCTGAAGACAGAGCTTCTGGCGATATCCAGGCTGGAAAAACCCATCAGGAAAAACAAACTCCAGGAGATGGGGATGGTGGAGAAGGACCAGGATCTCCTATACAGCTCCCGTCAGATGATGAAACCAAAGACGATATGTCCATGTCTTCCTACTCCATGGTTAGCACGGGTTCCCTGCAGTGTGAAGATATTGCAGATGACACAGTCCTGGTTGGTTGTGAAGCTAGCAGTTCAGCTGCAAGGTATGGCAGCACCATTGACACTGACTGGTCTATCTCCTTTGAGCAGATCTTGGCTTCCATGCTTACAGAGACAGCCCTGGTAAACTACTTTGAGAAGAAGGTCGACATTGGCCTGAAGATAAAAGAGCAGAAGAAAGTAGAGAGGCAGTTCAGCTCATCCAGTGACTATGATCTCTCCTCCTCAGTGTCAGGCTGA
- the TBC1D9B gene encoding TBC1 domain family member 9B isoform X3, producing MWLGPEEVLLANALWVTERANPFFLLQRRRGHGKGGGLTGLLVGTLDVVLDSSARVAPYRILHQTQDLQIYWAVACGSSRKEITKHWEWLENNLLQTLSIFDNEDDITTFIKGKIHGIIAEENKNQQPLGEEDPGKFKEAELKMRKQFGMPEVEKLVNYYSCSYWKGRVPRQGWLYLTVNHLCFYSFLLGKEVTLIVQWVDVTQLEKNATLLFPECIKVSTRDSELYFSMFLNINETFKLMEQLANIAMRQLLDNEGFLEDKSLPKPSKPLKNISALKRDLDARAKNDWYRATFRLPKDERLDGHTDCTLWTPFNKMHIPGQMFVSNNYICFASKAEEACHLIIPLREVAVVEKADSSSVLPRPLSISTKSKMTFLFANLKDRDFLVQRISDFLQRTPSKKSDGSGRKWKGSFSDTGCEEFPELSSSSPPAVSPTSTLSNQLVPSFCTGDVPTASQGLLKLFRRNSEELLGPKGAKEKMKEESWNIHFFEYGRGMCMYRTTKTRELVLKGIPENLRGELWLLFSGAWNEMVTLPGYYAELVEKSMGKYSLATEEIERDLHRSMPEHPAFQNELGIAALRRVLTAYAFRNPTIGYCQAMNIVTSVLLLYCNEEEAFWILVALCERMLPDYYNSRVVGALVDQGIFEELTRDYLPQLSEKMQELGVISTISLSWFLTLFLSVMPFESAVVIVDCFFYEGIKLILQVSLAILDANMEKLLNCCDEGEAMTVLGRYLDNVVNRQSISPPIPHLHALLTSGDEPPLEIDIFELIKTSYEKFSNLRADDIEQMRFKQRLKVIQSLEDTAKRSVVRAISGDIGFSMEQLEELYVVFKAKHLTSCYWGSSRTAAAHRDQSLPYLEQYRIDLEQFRELFASLTLWSCGLHTPVLAGRMFRLLDENRDSLINFKEFVTGMSGMYHGDLTEKLKLLYKLHLPPALISEEAESALEATSYFTEDISTEEAATQEDRGGRNGDSKEKEEKGTSPQDYRYYLRMWAKEKYSKKETIKDLPKMNQEQFIELCKTLYNMFSEDPVEQELYHAIATVASLLLRIGEVGKKFSNRPMKKTDDCKANNTDAESEEESPTSEHSQNSAVEQQPQADPEDRASGDIQAGKTHQEKQTPGDGDGGEGPGSPIQLPSDDETKDDMSMSSYSMVSTGSLQCEDIADDTVLVGCEASSSAARYGSTIDTDWSISFEQILASMLTETALVNYFEKKVDIGLKIKEQKKVERQFSSSSDYDLSSSVSG from the exons gGCATTATTGCTGAAGAGAACAAGAATCAGCAGCCCCTGGGTGAAGAGGATCCAGGTAAATTTAAGGAGGCTGAACTCAAGATGCGAAAACAGTTTGGAATGCCTGAGGTGGAGAAGCTAGTCAATTACTATTCTTGCAGCTACTGGAAAGGGCGTGTTCCAAGGCAGGGCTGGCTATATCTTACTGTCAATCACCTCTGTTTCTACTCCTTCCTGCTGGGCAAAGAAG TGACCCTGATCGTCCAGTGGGTGGACGTGACacagctggaaaaaaatgccACACTGCTGTTCCCTGAGTGCATTAAAGTGAGTACCAGGGATAGCGAGCTTTACTTCTCCATGTTCCTCAACATCAATGAGACCTTCAAGCTGATGGAACAGCTGGCCAATATCGCCATGCGGCAGCTATTGGACAACGAGGGCTTCCTGGAGGACAAGTCCCTTCCCAAGCCCAGCAAGCCTCTAAAGAACATCTCTGCACTCAAAAG agatCTGGATGCTCGAGCCAAAAATGATTGGTACCGTGCCACCTTCCGGCTGCCCAAGGATGAACGCCTGGATGGACATACAGACTGCACCTTGTGGACTCCATTTAACAAGATGCACATACCTGGCCAGATGTTTGTTTCCAACAATTACATCTGTTTTGCCAGCAAAGCAGAGGAGGCCTGTCATCTCATCATTCCACTCAGGGAG GTGGCAGTCGTTGAGAAAGCAGACAGCTCCAGTGTCTTGCCCCGCCCTCTCTCCatcagcaccaaaagtaaaatgaCCTTCCTCTTCGCCAACCTGAAGGACCGAGATTTCCTGGTACAGAGAATCTCTGACTTCTTGCAGAGAACACCATCAAAGAAATCGGATGGCAGTGGCAGAAAGTGGAAGGGGAGCTTCAGTGACACTGGATGTGAG GAGTTTCCAGAGCTCTCTTCCAGCAGTCCACCTGCAGTCAGCCCAACCTCTACTCTCAGCAACCAGTTGGTCCCCAGCTTCTGTACAGGGGATGTGCCAACGGCCTCCCAGGGGCTACTCAAACTCTTCAGGAGAAACTCCGAGGAGCTCTTGGGACCCAAAGGG GCAAAGGAGAAGATGAAGGAAGAGTCATGGAATATTCATTTCTTCGAGTATGGGCGAGGAATGTGTATGTATCGCACAACCAAGACCCGTGAATTGGTACTAAAAGGGATCCCAGAGAATCTTCGTGGAGAGTTGTGGCTCTTGTTCTCAG GGGCCTGGAATGAGATGGTGACGCTTCCTGGGTACTatgcagagctggtggaaaagtcaatgggaaaataCAGCCTTGCTACAGAGGAAATTGAGCGAGACCTGCACCGTTCCATGCCAGAGCACCCTGCCTTTCAGAATGAGTTGGGGATCGCGGCCCTTCGGAGGGTCCTGACAGCTTACGCGTTCCGAAACCCCACAATCGGGTACTGTCAG GCCATGAACATCGTGACATCGGTACTGTTGCTGTACTGCAATGAGGAGGAGGCTTTCTGGATCCTAGTGGCCTTGTGCGAGCGGATGCTGCCAGACTACTACAATTCCAGGGTGGTGG GTGCATTAGTGGACCAAGGCATCTTTGAGGAGCTCACGCGAGACTACCTTCCACAGCTGTCAGAGAAGATGCAGGAGTTGGGAGTGATTTCCACCATTTCTCTCTCCTGGTTCCTCACCCTCTTCCTTAGCGTCATGCCCTTTGAGAGTGCTGTGGTCATTGTTGACTGCTTCTTCTACGAGGGCATCAAGCTTATCTTGCAGGTGTCTCTGGCCATCCTGGATGCCAACATGGAGAAGCTGCTAAACTGCTGTGATGAAGGCGAAGCCATGACTGTCCTGGGCAG GTACCTGGACAATGTAGTAAATCGGCAGAGTATTTCTCCACCTATCCCACACCTGCATGCCTTACTCACAAGTGGAGATGAGCCACCGCTTGAAATTGACATCTTTGAACTCATCAAAACATCCTATGAG AAATTCAGCAACTTGAGGGCAGATGACATTGAGCAGATGCGCTTTAAGCAAAGATTGAAGGTGATCCAATCCCTGGAGGACACAGCCAAGAGGAGTGTG GTCCGAGCTATATCTGGTGACATTGGTTTTTCTATGGAACAACTAGAAGAGCTTTATGTGGTGTTCAAG GCAAAACACCTGACGAGTTGTTATTGGGGGAGCAGCCGCACTGCAGCTGCCCACCGAGATCAGAGCTTGCCCTACCTGGAGCAGTATCGCATTGACCTGGAGCAGTTCAGAGAGCTGTTTGCCAGTCTAACCCTCTGGTCCTGTGGCCTCCACACACCTGTGCTGGCAGGGCGAATGTTCCGGCTTCTAGATGAGAACAGGGACTCTCTCATTAACTTCAAGGAGTTTGTTACAGGAATGA GTGGGATGTATCATGGTGACCTGACTGAGAAGCTTAAACTACTTTACAAATTGCACCTGCCTCCGG CTCTGATCTCAGAAGAGGCTGAGTCTGCTCTGGAGGCCACAAGTTATTTCACAGAGGATATCTCGACAGAAG AAGCAGCTACTCAGGAAGACAGAGGAGGGAGAAATGGGGATTCCAAAGAAAAAG AGGAGAAGGGTACCAGCCCCCAGGATTACAGATACTACTTGCGAATGTGGGCCAAGGAAAAGTATTCCAAGAAAGAAACCATCAAGGATCTCCCGAAAATGAACCAG gaGCAGTTTATAGAGTTATGCAAGACCCTTTACAACATGTTCAGTGAGGACCCAGTTGAACAAGAGCTGTACCATGCCATTGCCACTGTAGCCAGCCTCCTCCTACGAATTGGGGAAGTTGGAAAAAAATTCTCCAACCGACCCATGAAGAAGACTGATGACTGCAAAGCAAATAATACCGATGCTGAAAGTGAAGAGGAGTCACCAACGTCTGAACACAGTCAAAATTCAGCAGTGGAGCAGCAACCCCAAGCTGACCCTGAAGACAGAGCTTCTGGCGATATCCAGGCTGGAAAAACCCATCAGGAAAAACAAACTCCAGGAGATGGGGATGGTGGAGAAGGACCAGGATCTCCTATACAGCTCCCGTCAGATGATGAAACCAAAGACGATATGTCCATGTCTTCCTACTCCATGGTTAGCACGGGTTCCCTGCAGTGTGAAGATATTGCAGATGACACAGTCCTGGTTGGTTGTGAAGCTAGCAGTTCAGCTGCAAGGTATGGCAGCACCATTGACACTGACTGGTCTATCTCCTTTGAGCAGATCTTGGCTTCCATGCTTACAGAGACAGCCCTGGTAAACTACTTTGAGAAGAAGGTCGACATTGGCCTGAAGATAAAAGAGCAGAAGAAAGTAGAGAGGCAGTTCAGCTCATCCAGTGACTATGATCTCTCCTCCTCAGTGTCAGGCTGA